The window TACTCCGGACCAAACCAATTTTCCAGTGAAGTTATACACAATACAGGCTATAATTCTCTTTATTTGCTATATTCAATTGATTGTTATTTCTTGTTTCATTACGTTGACAACTAAATAAACCATGTATCCTTTAAACCGCATATAAAttaaattgttacctttttaggGGTAAACAACCTTAGTTATGGGATGATACAATAATTGTTTAAATACCAATGAATGGTAAAATAGTTAAAAATCCCTcctaattaatttttcttataaGGCATGTAAAAGATAATCGACAGAGaatttgagacggaggaagtatcATGTCTTTATCAAAATGATATAATCTCATTGATTTAGCGAAAACGTGAAGAAATAGAATGGAGTCCTTAAAAGGTGTTAAGGACGAGGCTCGGAGATAACTATTCAAATTCTGATATTAAGGACTAATACAAGTCAAACATAACATATTCAAGTACTCTAAAGAATCTAGGTAATATTCACAAAATTTTCAACCTctgtaattaaaaaataataaccaCTTTTTTTGTGTTTCAAATTCCACAAATAAAATTTTAAGATAACGCagtaataatattaaaaaatagtCGGAAAGTGACAAATGAGGCTATTTCTACAGAATTATATTTACCACCCAAACACTGTTTCTCCTCCCATATGGGCTAGGTATAGGACCTTGCAGGTCACAAAAATACGAGCCTATTTGGacctttctttaaaaaaaagaaGGGGATAATATTCAAATTACTTTGTGCTCATCTCAATTAAGTCATGAAGTTCCTTTAACACTAGCAGCGAGAAGAATTGTATCCATTAAAATTTAAATAGTTGAAAAGAAGCCTAGCATAACATCTgctgaaattttaaattttgattcTTAAAATAGTCGCTTAAAATTTGTGATCGATAGACTTTCCCCACAGTTATGAGTGCCTATAACTTTGGATTTAGCTAAATTTCCTCAGTACTGATTCTTCCAAGGTCTGTTAATCATATGTGCAATCTACGTATGGTAAAATGTATGGGGTGGGGTTAGATATATGTGTGAGTCAACTTCTTATAATAATGTTGATCACTAAAGAATAAAAGAATAATAGTtaaatgttagttaaaataactGACATGTAGCCAAAGTCAATAATTTCGGACGAATCATTGATTCCCCTACTTGATGATTTCAACAGTTGACGCATTCAAACCTTCAAAGAATGATTTATGTCATTTCATACACGCTAACAATTACATATTTTCCTGCTATATCCCAACACAAATATTACTTTATTTCTTTGTTATACACATTCATATTAGTGGCATCACAAGAAAGTCGAAGGACCCCAATCAATAAGGTCCCAGTACATTATGAACAATCAAAATAAACAAGGAGACTTCAATAATGCAAAACCACAACATGATATTCAACTATTGCATTCCGTGtgattgtatacggtaaaaatcagaCATATGTTAGGACCGGTAAGACCAGGGATCGAAGGAAAAGAGGAAAGATCATCGTCCGGTccgatttctccatagccgaattgatcgtggccgttggtccgtttgaccggggccgttggtccgaattgatcgtggtcgttggtccggtgATCCGAGCAtccgtggccgttggtccgtatagctgGTGGCCcgcatagccgttggtccgtgtggccgttacatgcgagccacgcgccagtagcgtcctgtcatggtcaactacccgccatgcgtgtgtcagacggcgccgtcagtctaatcccaccaaattcgttcagagctgtccttgtcactattattttattaattcacaTTGTATGAAACCCATGGAAGTCacgctataaatagagcacatccccttCCTTTTTGAGGGGTTGGctcctttactttccaagaacatttatacTTTAAAAGagttcatatatacaatctctctctcaatatctgatccggccaaggccgtttgtttccatttacgttgtgtttcttccattaagtattcaacatggcttctaaacgttcatgtccgtagcaaattaagcaaatcaccgttattagccgttttattaccaaatactcacacacttattttccgctatcaaatatatatcaagatccaagcacatatcctatactcgcgtacaaattcaattggtttcccaatttcggggtaaacagtttggcgcccaccgtggggatAGGATAATAGTGATTTTTGGTCTTGATTTCTATCGCATCCATCAAAATTAAAAAACATCTCCGTCTCCTGTCCGTCTCTTCAAAAACGGACTGATGGCTGACATcgaacaatctggtcacgtcaacaacgcCGAGATTGTGGCAGAAAACGAAGGCAGTGGACCACGgggattaccaaaccccgctgactcaaaccccgttgattcgagggagggcctcaatcgACAAAACACCGTGGATCAGTAGAATGCCGCCCCACCGGCCACTGACCttttaaatactaacaattcaattactttgtccgggacacaaCCCCGAAAAGAACcagataccccgaatgataatattgacttgcgtttaatttttgaaatgttgcaggaacagagaggggcgattgccgaacagggaatcgcaatagcccagttgcaaaacggaagagataaaacgaccccggtaaaggcgaagggtgttgctgaacccagaagagatgaggcacggatggttgaaagcaatggctccggagctggttcatccaccgaggttctgagaatgctcgaaaagttggcgaagcgggtggactcgaccgaaaaacgggtggagacatacaactctcgggtggatcaaatcccgggggctccgcctattttaaAAGGGccagattcaaagaggtacatccaaaggccttttcctccgagtgtggctccgaaattgatcccgaagaggttcaaaatgccggatatccaaaaatatgacagCACAACGGAtcctcacgaacacgtgacctcatacgcctgtgctataaagggcaatgatatggaagaggatgaaatcgaagccgtgttgctgaaaaagttcggggaaactctgtcaaaaggagcattgacttggtacgatcatctgcccgagcattcaatcacttctttcgaaatgctcgccgatgccttcataaaatcacacgccggagccaaaaaggtgcaagctcgaaaggcggatatttttcgtatagcccaaagagacgaggagttactgcgtgaatttgtcaaccggttccaaagggagcgaatggagctccccccggttccggaggaatgggccgcgcaagctttcacaaaggggctcaatgttcggagctcgacggcttcgttcaaattaaaggaaagctggctggaatacgaggctgtgacctgggcggatgtccataaccgatacgagtcaaaaattcggatagaggatgaccaactcgagcttcccccggggcccgtaaaaatgaacaaaagctcggagagatcacgaaagaattacgaaccggaggccggaccatcgagggaaagatatcggccatactctcgaaaaccaagcttcaggtcggaaacatcaagggatggcccgagtcatttctccgggcgggagtgataaacgggccgagtccccggttcaggcataccaccgaggagtcaaacgaggaggtcacggctgtgaaactcgatttcacggatgaacttcgcgaaaacgcgttggtccgtattgtagcccagaagcagagaatggaaaggtactacaatcggagagccaagcaccaagtccccgacggaggaaaactgggtccgaactaggaaagaccgtacaagataatcggggtaacgggcaaaggatcgtatcagctggaatccgtgGACGGACAGCGATTGTGAAACAActagaatgtggctcatttgaagggatattactgctaaggtatggacacctcatttttaacctttttctttttgcaggaagtcaagtacctgataaagttaggatctaggtctgaaaacgcgtgttgcactcttttccttagtacggttttgtcccaaaatgggtttttcgataaggtttttaacgaggcaacaagtacaacgtgttacttaacaaagataaggacaaacgcccgggaactcggggtcacggcctacgagtggggacttgatagcgctcgcctgatcttgcagctcggataagtgctaggggaatacCATGCCCGCACCGAAGATGACCCCGGTCAAAGAAGATGAGGAaactcaacatttgctacggcaaaactaaggcccggccaccggctatagcgatgtaaggaccaaacgatcaaaatgaatcgtgtccccccaatatttgctacggcaaaaccaaaaccggaccttctgcattcggtctcggtgtaaggaccaaacgatcaaaatgaatcgtgtccccccaATATTTTCTACGGCAAAACCAAAATCGAACCTTCTGCATTCGGtctcggtgtaaggaccaaacgatcaaaatgaatcgtgtccccccaatatttgctacggcaaaaccaaaaccggaccttctgcattcggTGTCGAtgaaaggaccaaacgatcagaatgaatcgtgtccaaaCAGTATTAGCTACGGCAAAAAGGAAACGAAATTCTCGTATCttatacaaatacttgcaatacaaaaatcatcgaaagttcggataacgatatctcgaatgtcttcttgttaaaatacTCTACCCCGATGATtgtcgccgtatttcggcattacttcattcgtataccctattccgggcactacggtcgaaattcgacaaaggcaacaaggtcatagtgaaccgagccaaaatcattAACCCCTCAAACAGGGACTGTTATATCGAAATTTAGCTAAGCCtcagattcaggtgtccgaaaaataccggccctaaaaatgtcCATGGTGATTCGGAGACgtttgaattcacaaagcataagataagtcccacgggcaaaaactccatcaaattcccggacaaaacataccggatgaagagaaaagctaaTATTCAGGCACAGCGCggaataatgactccgagtctgcttgtccttaaatCGGACCGACAACTCGGGCGAAGGTCACAACAGATATTCAAGCAAAAGaataagaaaaatcaagaaaaatgcgtGTTCCATTTATACGAAGGTCTTTACACCGGAAACCCCTACAAAAGCGaaaaacaaaaggctaagtaaagcccctggtctatccggtatggctggatccggagtgttcgaatattgtccgctcggagtcgcgggagtcagtctcgagggctctcttagcttcttcctcgaccctCTTAGATTCAAGTATCAtggccggaagatccgcaaaaccatgcccggcttgctcaagggtgaccctccgagacttccaccgttcataatACAAGCGATGATCCAAAGGGGATAAACGGTTAAATCAGCAACAAACTTGAGATGGAAGATGATTGGAGGTGACGAAATGAAGAGAGAATAAAgtgaagtgaagaaaataaaatggaggaagaatgaaatgaaggcgtgattcatccacttcccgttactccgataaaactacggtccggaaagtgtgggggctATCGGTATACGGTAAAAAACGGACATATGTTAGGACCGGTAAGACCAGGGATCGAAGGAAAAGAGGAAAGATCATCGTCCGGTccgatttctccatagccgaattgatcgtggccgttggtccgtttgaccggggccgttggtccgaattgatcgtggtcgttagtcCGGTGATCCGAGCATCCGTGGTCGTTGGTCTGTATAGCTGGTGGCCcgcatagccgttggtccgtgtggccgttacatgcgagccacgcgccagtagcgtcctgtcatggtcaactacccgccatgcgtgtgtcagacggcgccgtcagtctaatcccaccaaattcgttcagagctgtccttgtcactattattttattaattcacaTTGTATGAAACCCATGAAGGTCAtgctataaatagagcacatccccttCCTTTTTGAGGGGTTGGctcctttactttccaagaacatttatacTTTAAAAGagttcatatatacaatctctctctcaatatctgatccggccaaggccgtttgtttccatttacgttgtgtttcttccattaagtattcaacatggcttctaaacgttcatgtccgtagcaaattaagcaaatcaccgttattagccgttttattaccaactactcacacgcttattttccgctatcaaatatacatcaagatccaagcacatatcctatacccgcgtacaaattcaattggtttcccaatttCGAGGTAAACAGTGATGTTATTGGCCCGATAGGTTTTCGCTGTGGCAATGCCTCGTGCTAGGCGGAAAACACCTGAACCACCAACGATCGGTATTTCTCTATACTCGTGAGATATCTGGTTGCGTCCAAGAATACTGAGTGTGCTACCGTTGTAGTTACCCTTGGTAAACACAAGGTTGAGAGTCATAAGATAGGCTATATTTTCGAACGAGGCCGAGCCATAGATCTCTTGGGCTCGGCCTATTACTTCTGAGTTGGGCTCGGGCTTAACCGTCAATGGATCGTCCATCATCCTCACTAAGACAAAAAATGTTGGTGATTGAAATGCAGGGGCGGATCTATTAAGGTCCGAGGGACTGCCACGCCACCCGCAAGCTTCGGCGGAAActgtatgtatacatgtatttatatatatgaaataCTATTAATAAGCAACTTGCCACCCCCAGTAACAAATGATGTTGTGGTGCCAGTGGCAAAAGGTGAAAGATATCCTCCCCACGATGAGGGTTTGAACCCCACTGGTAGCAGTTTAATATTTTTttggcttgctggatcaaataAACAGTAATGGGTATAAATGATGCCTTCAACTTTTTTTTGCTTAAGTTGTAATTTTAAATTGAAGTATTTATTTGAATATCACTTATTAATTTTATATGCTTGATTCGTAGAAAGCTCGTATGGTTTAGGACTTAGATTATGAGGAAAAGGAAATCTGATGGTTTCAAAATGTAAATAGAATCCTTAACTTTccattctctttctttttcttttcttttccttaatTCCTCTTAACTtgttttaattattaattatattattgttgttaactatctttatttattaattcttgacTTATTCGTTCTcttgttaattatttgtttaaatatgaaaaattaaattATCATAAGTTTCCTATTACAAAGTTTTCTCTCTCCCATCGTAACAAAAGCCCTCGTTACGCCAAGTTGGAGTATTTTTTTCGTTCTCACAGTTTATCGAG is drawn from Lycium barbarum isolate Lr01 chromosome 8, ASM1917538v2, whole genome shotgun sequence and contains these coding sequences:
- the LOC132605136 gene encoding dirigent protein 23-like, with protein sequence MEKFLLTAFLFLAIAILPSTHGLDQSPKGVGKWFKKLSHAKEKITKLHFYFHDTVTAKNPLAIQIAQANNTFQSPTFFVLVRMMDDPLTVKPEPNSEVIGRAQEIYGSASFENIAYLMTLNLVFTKGNYNGSTLSILGRNQISHEYREIPIVGGSGVFRLARGIATAKTYRANNITGNAIVEYHVVVLHY